The Aquipuribacter hungaricus genome segment CGCGCCGCGCACCGGCGCCGGCACCGTCCGCGCCATGCGCGAGGGCGTCCTCGGGGGCTGCCGCACCGGTCGTCCCGGGCCCGCTCACGGCCTCGCCGCCGGGTGCTGTGACGGCTGGTCCGCGCGGGTGGTCGCCCGGTCGGGCGATCCCGTCGTCGGCTGCGGCGTCGATGTCCAGGGTGTCCGTCCTGTCTGCTGAGCGAGGTCCTCGTGCGTGCATCTTCCCGTCCCGCCGTCGCGGCAGCCGTGCTGCTCGCCGTGCTGGCGACGCTGCTCCCGGCCGCGTCGGCCACCAGCGCCACCACCGGCACGTTCTCGTCCCGCACCACGTGGGCGTGGTCCACGACCGACCTGGCCCCCACCACCGGCCCCGACCAGCGCGTCGACGCCGTCGTGGAGAAGGCGTCGAACGCCAAGCGCAACGGGGCCGTCGTGCTCAGGAGCTCCGGCGCCCACGACCGGATCGTCGTCAGCGTCTCCGGCACCCGCTACCAGGTGCGCAGCATGGCCGGCGGCCGCGAGCGGCTCGTCGTCGACGTCCCGCTGCAGGCCAGCAAGCGCCGTGACCTGCGCGTCGAGCTGCGCGGCAGCACCCTCACCTCGACGTCGGAGGGCCGGGTGCTGTCCAGCGTCACCGACCCGGTCTTCTCCGCCCACGCCGGCCGCGGCACGGGTGTCGCCGTCTGGCAGGACCGCGCCCGCACGGTGCTCGTGCACGACGCCGTGAGCACGTCGCTGCCGCCGGCCGAGCCGGTCCGGCCCGCCCCCGTCGACCCCGCTCCCGTCGACCCGGCCCCCGTCGACCCCGCCCCGGTCCAGCCGGCACCGGTCGACCCCGCACCCGTGCAGCCCGTGCCCGGCACCGGGCCGGTCGCCCCGGCCCCCTCGGGCACCTGGCGCTCCGGTGCCTCCGGCGCCGGCGTCCCCGACGGCCGGTTCGGCCGCTGGCGCGGGCGCGACGTCGAGATCGCGGGCACGTGGAACGACAACCTCGCCTCGCAGCCCTACCAGTGGAGCGTCCGTCCCGGCTTCGAGTACGGCAGCTGGCAGGGCGACCTCGACGTCGCCGTCGGCGGCATCTACAAGGACCGGGGCGAGACCTGGGCCGCCGCGGCCACCGGCGCCTACGACGCCCGCTGGCGCCTCACGCTGACCAACCTCCGCCAGGCCTGGGGCAGCCGCCCCGGGACGGTGTACGTCCGCTTCGCCCACGAGTTCAACGGCGAGTGGTACCCGTGGTCGGTCACCGGCTCCGAGACCGCGTCCTTCGTGGCGGCCTGGGAGCGCTTCCGGGCCATCCAGCTCGAGGTCGCCCCCCGCACCAAGCTCGTCTTCTGCCCCAACTCCGAGACGTCGGGCAGCAACCGCCTGGACTGGCGCCGCGCCTTCCCCGGCGCGGAGGACGTCGACGTCATGGCCGTGGACGTCTACAACCAGTACCCGTTCGTGCGCACGGCGCAGCAGTTCGAGAGCGCGGCCGCCCGGGTCGACGCCACCGGCGCACCGCTCGGCCTCGAGCAGCACCGGCGCTTCGCCCAGTCGGTCGGCCGCCCGTTCGCGGTCGCCGAGTGGTCGAGCAACGGGTCCATGGGCGACTCGCCCGTCTTCGTCGCCGAGCTCCACCGCTGGCTGTCCCGCCACGGCGGCACCGGCTCCGGACAGGTGCTCTACGAGATCCAGTTCAACGTCGCCGAGCACGACTCCGGCACGTTCCAGCTCTTCCCCGCCTCGCGCCAGCCGGCCGCCGCCGCGGAGTACGCCCGCCTCTGGTGAGGCCTGCGCGGCCGACCGCCGCCGCGGCCTCACCAGAGGTCCCGGTAGGCGGCGGCCGCGTCCGGCATGGCGGTGCGGGGGTGCAGGGCGAACTTGCCGTCGTCGAACTCCTCGACGTTGAACAGCACCTCGTAGACCAGCTGCCCCGGCCCCTCGCCGCCGTACCGGGCGAAGAAGCCGTGCATCTGCTCGACGAAGACGGCGGAGTCGCCCAGCTCGGAGTTGCTCGACCACTCCGGCACGGCGAACGGCAGCCCCACCTCGGCGGCGAACTCCGCGTGGCGCGCCAGGCCCCGGGGGGCGCCCCACCCGTCCACGGCGCCCAGCTCCTCCTCGAAGGCCTCGGGCGTGCTGACGAACGGGTACTGGTTGTAGTGGTCGACGGCGAGCAGGTCGACGGCGTCGGCGCCGGGGAACGTCTCGCGCCAGTCGGCGCCCGTGCCGACGCTCTGGCTGTTCGGGCAGAACACGAGGCGGGCGTCGGGCATGTGCTCCTGCTGCAGGCCGCGGTAGCGCCCCCACGCGGTCCGGAAGTCCGCGGCGGACGCGGCGTCGACCGACCAGTCGTACCAGTCGCCGTTCGCCTCGTGGGCGAACCGCACGAAGGTCGTCCCCGCCCCGGCGCGCAGCGCGGCCAGCGCCGTGAGGGACCCCGCCCACCGCTCGTCGTAGGCCCCGGCCGCGGCGTCGGACCAGCTCTCGCCAGGGCCCAGCGCACCGACGGCGATGTCCATCGCGCCGGTCCAGCCGGCCAGCGGGCCGTCGGGTTGGAGCTCGTACAGCGCCACGCTGGCGTCGGGGGTGTCGGCCCAGGTGCCCACCAGGTCGAGCTCGCGCCCGCGCCAGGCCGCGACCTCGCCGTCGGCGACGCGGCTGCCCGAGGCACCGGAGAGCCAGCGGCCGACGGTGCCGCCCGACGGCGCACCGTCCGACGGCGCGCCCGAGGGCATCCCGCCGCCGGAGGGCCGCCCGTCGGAGGAGCAGGCGGCCAGGGCAGGGGCGGTGAGCGCGAGCAGCGGGGCGGCGAGCAGCGTCCGCCGCCTCATGCGCCCTTCGCCCGGACGACCTCGGCGACGGTGCGCAGGATGACGACGATGTCGCCCCACAGCGACCAGTTCTCGATGTAGTAGTTGTCGTAGCGCGCCCGCAGCGCGATCGACGTCTCCCCGCCGCGCAGGCCGCTGACCTGCGCCATGCCCGTGAGCCCGACGGGGG includes the following:
- a CDS encoding glycosyl hydrolase, coding for MLLAVLATLLPAASATSATTGTFSSRTTWAWSTTDLAPTTGPDQRVDAVVEKASNAKRNGAVVLRSSGAHDRIVVSVSGTRYQVRSMAGGRERLVVDVPLQASKRRDLRVELRGSTLTSTSEGRVLSSVTDPVFSAHAGRGTGVAVWQDRARTVLVHDAVSTSLPPAEPVRPAPVDPAPVDPAPVDPAPVQPAPVDPAPVQPVPGTGPVAPAPSGTWRSGASGAGVPDGRFGRWRGRDVEIAGTWNDNLASQPYQWSVRPGFEYGSWQGDLDVAVGGIYKDRGETWAAAATGAYDARWRLTLTNLRQAWGSRPGTVYVRFAHEFNGEWYPWSVTGSETASFVAAWERFRAIQLEVAPRTKLVFCPNSETSGSNRLDWRRAFPGAEDVDVMAVDVYNQYPFVRTAQQFESAAARVDATGAPLGLEQHRRFAQSVGRPFAVAEWSSNGSMGDSPVFVAELHRWLSRHGGTGSGQVLYEIQFNVAEHDSGTFQLFPASRQPAAAAEYARLW